One window of Dechloromonas sp. ZY10 genomic DNA carries:
- a CDS encoding FtsX-like permease family protein, with translation MNAPSFLLPLAAASAWNRRATLGLTLCAVLLASTLLLATERLRHDARHSFSQAVAGSDLIVGARGSALQLVLHALFRIGEANVPVSWASYRKIAADPAVAWSIPLVLGDSHRGYPVIGTSGDYFRHFRHGLGTPLHFAAGRAFADDDSGLFETVIGAEVARQLAYRPGERIILSHGDAAFAPAEHQDKPFIVVGILAATGTPADRSIHIPLAASTALHLDWQGGLPLPGLRIPAEYVGKFDLTPHEIDAFLLGLRQRTSVFSLQRQIAAFDGEPLQAALPGIVLDQLWSRLTFGEQLLRGLSWLILSLSLCSLLAVMLAGLGERRRELAILRAVGASAGHIIGLLLLESLLIGLLGSLGSVLLLALLSSQCAPWLAAHWGIVVSSPWPQSDELPRLAAILATCLLAGLLPGWRASRLALADGLTPRL, from the coding sequence ATGAACGCCCCCTCATTTCTGCTGCCGCTGGCCGCCGCCAGTGCCTGGAACCGGCGCGCTACGCTGGGCCTGACCCTGTGTGCGGTACTGCTCGCCAGTACCCTGCTGCTGGCCACCGAACGCCTGCGCCACGATGCCCGCCACAGTTTTTCCCAGGCCGTTGCCGGCAGCGACCTGATCGTCGGTGCCCGGGGCAGCGCCTTGCAATTGGTCCTGCATGCCTTGTTCCGCATTGGCGAAGCGAATGTGCCGGTGAGTTGGGCCAGCTACCGGAAAATTGCTGCCGATCCGGCAGTGGCCTGGAGCATTCCGCTGGTACTGGGCGACTCGCATCGCGGCTATCCGGTGATCGGCACCAGCGGCGACTACTTCCGGCATTTCCGGCATGGCCTGGGCACCCCATTGCACTTTGCCGCAGGCCGGGCTTTTGCCGACGACGACAGCGGCCTGTTCGAAACCGTGATCGGTGCCGAAGTCGCTCGGCAACTCGCTTACCGACCCGGTGAGCGAATCATCCTCAGCCACGGCGATGCCGCATTCGCGCCGGCTGAACACCAGGACAAGCCGTTTATCGTGGTCGGGATACTGGCGGCGACCGGAACCCCGGCGGACCGCAGCATCCACATCCCGCTGGCGGCCAGCACCGCACTCCACCTCGACTGGCAAGGCGGCCTGCCCCTGCCTGGTCTCCGAATTCCAGCGGAATACGTCGGCAAATTCGATCTGACGCCGCATGAAATCGACGCTTTTCTGCTTGGTCTGCGCCAGCGAACCTCGGTGTTTTCCCTGCAGCGGCAAATCGCCGCCTTCGACGGCGAGCCATTGCAAGCGGCGCTGCCCGGGATAGTTCTCGATCAGCTATGGAGCCGCCTGACCTTCGGTGAACAACTGCTGCGCGGCCTCTCCTGGCTGATTCTCAGCCTCAGTCTATGCAGCCTGCTGGCAGTCATGCTGGCCGGACTGGGCGAGCGCCGCCGCGAACTCGCGATCCTGCGCGCGGTCGGTGCCAGCGCTGGGCATATCATCGGCTTGCTGCTGCTCGAAAGCCTGCTGATCGGCCTGCTCGGCAGCCTCGGCAGCGTCTTGCTGCTGGCGCTGCTAAGCAGCCAGTGCGCGCCCTGGCTGGCCGCGCACTGGGGCATTGTCGTTTCGTCGCCCTGGCCGCAGAGCGATGAACTGCCCCGCCTTGCCGCGATTCTCGCCACCTGCCTGCTGGCCGGCCTGCTCCCCGGTTGGCGCGCCAGCCGACTGGCCCTCGCCGACGGCCTGACACCGCGCCTGTAA
- a CDS encoding DUF3299 domain-containing protein, translating to MALPHPVRQYVRRVPILALLLASTVLPTTAGSEPAKPQLSAQAASLRLQPVPAARPGARGTYRELRWEELQPKDWDPAAGFRQLDLSKLKDSDPRAIAALRELRAAWNQAPVRKDLAGWQVRIAGYVIPLDRQGDRVSELLLVPYFGACIHSPPPPANQTIHIVLNQPRNGIQTMDTFWVNGQLSVDRGDSGLGIYGYRIRAERLDPFAIPRAQGAGQAPSGR from the coding sequence ATGGCCTTGCCGCATCCGGTCAGGCAATACGTCAGGCGGGTCCCGATCCTTGCCCTGCTGCTCGCCAGCACCGTGCTGCCGACCACCGCCGGCAGCGAACCGGCCAAGCCGCAACTCAGCGCCCAGGCCGCTTCGCTACGTCTGCAGCCCGTCCCAGCGGCCAGGCCAGGGGCGCGCGGCACCTACCGGGAATTGCGCTGGGAGGAACTACAGCCCAAAGACTGGGACCCGGCCGCCGGGTTCAGGCAACTCGATCTGAGCAAGCTCAAGGACAGCGATCCTCGCGCCATCGCCGCGCTGCGGGAATTACGCGCAGCCTGGAATCAGGCGCCGGTGCGCAAAGACCTGGCGGGCTGGCAGGTACGTATCGCCGGCTACGTGATTCCGCTTGACCGCCAGGGTGACCGGGTCAGCGAACTGCTGCTGGTGCCGTATTTCGGCGCCTGCATCCACAGCCCTCCGCCACCGGCCAACCAGACCATCCATATCGTGCTGAACCAGCCCCGCAACGGCATTCAAACCATGGACACCTTCTGGGTCAATGGCCAACTCAGCGTGGACCGGGGCGATAGCGGACTCGGCATCTACGGCTACCGGATCCGCGCCGAACGCCTCGATCCCTTTGCCATTCCCCGCGCTCAAGGCGCCGGCCAGGCACCGAGCGGACGATAG
- the thpR gene encoding RNA 2',3'-cyclic phosphodiesterase yields MRLFFALPLPPALATALAAHAASLAGEYGGRPVPAVNLHLTLLFLGDLAATDLPALLAAASQAAQAWPRLDLQFGPLAVWPHQRLLWAGLQPAVPKLAEFSAMLRSTVERAGFSVPEAGRPFVPHLTLVRKLTRLPEFLPPLQLPAWGATRFELLQSTRTASGAIYRPLGAWPAP; encoded by the coding sequence TTGCGCCTTTTTTTCGCCCTGCCTTTACCGCCGGCTCTGGCGACTGCTCTGGCCGCGCACGCCGCCAGCTTGGCCGGCGAATACGGTGGCCGCCCGGTGCCCGCCGTCAATCTGCACCTGACCCTGTTGTTTCTCGGTGATCTAGCTGCTACCGACTTGCCCGCGCTGCTTGCCGCAGCCAGCCAGGCGGCGCAGGCCTGGCCGCGCCTGGATTTGCAATTCGGGCCGCTGGCGGTCTGGCCGCACCAGCGATTGCTATGGGCCGGCCTCCAGCCGGCGGTGCCGAAACTGGCGGAATTTTCGGCCATGCTACGGTCGACCGTGGAAAGGGCCGGTTTTTCCGTGCCGGAAGCCGGCCGGCCATTTGTTCCCCATCTGACGCTGGTGCGCAAATTGACGCGCTTGCCCGAGTTCTTGCCGCCGCTGCAGCTGCCGGCCTGGGGGGCGACCAGGTTTGAGTTGCTGCAGTCGACACGCACTGCCTCGGGCGCCATCTATCGTCCGCTCGGTGCCTGGCCGGCGCCTTGA
- the iscX gene encoding Fe-S cluster assembly protein IscX → MKWTDINDIAIELSEAHPDKDPLRVNFVDLRDWVMALPGFNDDPKHCGEKILEAIQQAWIDEVA, encoded by the coding sequence ATGAAGTGGACCGACATCAACGACATTGCCATTGAATTGTCCGAGGCGCATCCCGACAAGGATCCGCTGCGCGTCAATTTCGTCGACCTGCGTGACTGGGTGATGGCGCTGCCCGGCTTTAATGATGACCCCAAACACTGTGGTGAAAAAATTCTTGAAGCCATCCAGCAGGCCTGGATCGACGAAGTCGCCTGA
- the fdx gene encoding ISC system 2Fe-2S type ferredoxin: MTQMIVLPHVELCPDGAMIEAEAGKSICENLLLNDIPLDHACEMSCACTTCHVIVREGFNSLEAAEEIEEDLLDKAWGLEPNSRLGCQAIVGSTPLVVEIPKYSINMAKEGHRK, encoded by the coding sequence ATGACCCAGATGATCGTATTGCCGCATGTGGAACTGTGCCCGGATGGGGCGATGATCGAGGCCGAGGCCGGCAAGTCGATCTGCGAAAACCTGCTGCTCAACGACATTCCGCTCGATCACGCCTGCGAAATGTCCTGCGCCTGCACCACTTGTCACGTGATCGTGCGTGAAGGTTTCAATTCGCTCGAAGCCGCCGAGGAAATCGAGGAAGACCTGCTCGACAAGGCCTGGGGGCTGGAACCGAATTCGCGTCTGGGCTGCCAGGCCATTGTCGGCAGCACCCCGCTGGTGGTCGAAATTCCCAAGTACAGCATCAACATGGCCAAGGAAGGACACCGCAAATGA
- the hscA gene encoding Fe-S protein assembly chaperone HscA, whose amino-acid sequence MALFQIAEPGESAAPHEHKLAVGIDLGTTNSLVATVRSGLAVCLNDEQGRPLLPSVVRYHADGSYEAGYDAQKQQAVDPKNTIVSVKRFMGRGLKDIAHLEAMPYDFIEAPGMVKLKTSAGIKSPVEVSADILKNLKHRAEGALGGELVGAVITVPAYFDDAQRQATKDAARLAGLNVLRLLNEPTAAAIAYGLDNAAEGVYAVYDLGGGTFDISILKLTKGVFEVMATGGDSALGGDDFDHRIFCWVIEQARLQPLSPEDARLLMMRCREAKEFLTLNPEAPITARLNSGELVDVKLDVATFAAITQTLISKTLQPVKKALRDAGLRVDDVKGVVMVGGATRMPQVQKAVGDFFRQEPLTNLDPDKVVALGAATQANLLAGNKTGKDDWLLLDVIPLSLGLETMGGLVEKVIPRNSTIPTARAQEFTTYKDGQTAMAIHVVQGEREMVADCRSLARFELRGIPPMVAGAPRIRVTFQVDADGLLSVTAREQTSGTEASITVKPSYGLSDDEIAEMLKSSMTHAKDDAMARALREAQVEAERMIEATEAALAEDPHLLSAAETEKIKATIAKLRETVVGDNRRLINIAMDDLGYETQEFAHRRMDQSIKRALAGRSVDELQALTPHGEEK is encoded by the coding sequence ATGGCCTTGTTCCAGATCGCCGAACCCGGCGAATCCGCTGCTCCGCACGAACACAAACTGGCGGTCGGTATTGACCTTGGCACCACCAACTCTCTGGTGGCTACCGTTCGCAGCGGCCTTGCCGTTTGCCTCAACGACGAGCAAGGCCGTCCGCTCTTGCCTTCGGTTGTTCGCTACCATGCCGATGGTAGCTACGAAGCCGGCTACGATGCACAGAAGCAGCAGGCGGTCGACCCCAAGAACACCATTGTTTCGGTCAAGCGCTTCATGGGGCGCGGGCTCAAGGACATCGCCCACCTTGAGGCGATGCCTTACGACTTCATCGAAGCACCGGGCATGGTCAAGCTCAAGACCTCAGCCGGAATCAAGAGCCCGGTCGAAGTCTCCGCCGATATTTTGAAAAATCTGAAGCACCGTGCCGAAGGTGCGCTCGGCGGCGAACTGGTCGGGGCGGTGATTACCGTGCCGGCGTATTTCGACGACGCCCAGCGTCAGGCGACCAAGGATGCGGCGCGTCTCGCCGGTCTGAACGTGCTGCGCCTGCTCAACGAGCCGACGGCAGCGGCGATCGCCTATGGCCTCGATAACGCGGCCGAGGGCGTGTACGCGGTCTACGACCTGGGCGGCGGGACTTTCGACATCTCGATCCTCAAGCTGACCAAGGGCGTCTTCGAAGTCATGGCCACCGGCGGCGATTCGGCACTCGGCGGCGACGATTTCGACCACCGCATCTTCTGCTGGGTGATCGAGCAGGCGCGCTTGCAGCCCTTGTCACCGGAAGATGCGCGCTTGTTGATGATGCGCTGCCGCGAAGCCAAGGAATTCCTGACCCTGAATCCCGAGGCGCCGATCACTGCGCGGCTCAATTCGGGCGAACTGGTCGACGTCAAGCTCGATGTCGCAACCTTTGCCGCAATCACCCAGACGCTGATTTCCAAGACCCTGCAGCCGGTCAAGAAGGCGCTGCGCGATGCCGGCCTGCGCGTGGACGACGTCAAGGGCGTGGTGATGGTCGGTGGAGCAACGCGGATGCCGCAGGTGCAAAAGGCAGTCGGCGACTTCTTCCGCCAGGAGCCGCTGACCAATCTCGATCCGGACAAGGTGGTGGCGCTCGGCGCTGCGACCCAGGCCAACCTGCTGGCCGGCAACAAGACCGGCAAGGACGACTGGCTGCTGCTCGACGTGATCCCGTTGTCGCTCGGCCTGGAAACCATGGGCGGCCTGGTCGAGAAGGTGATTCCACGCAATTCGACGATTCCCACCGCCCGCGCCCAGGAATTCACCACCTACAAGGACGGGCAGACCGCGATGGCGATCCATGTCGTCCAGGGTGAGCGCGAAATGGTTGCCGATTGCCGTTCGCTGGCACGTTTCGAGTTGCGCGGCATTCCGCCGATGGTGGCCGGTGCGCCGCGCATCCGCGTCACCTTCCAGGTCGACGCCGACGGCTTGTTGTCGGTCACCGCGCGCGAACAGACCTCGGGGACCGAGGCGAGCATCACGGTCAAGCCCTCGTATGGCCTGTCCGATGACGAAATCGCCGAGATGCTCAAATCCTCGATGACCCATGCCAAGGACGACGCGATGGCACGGGCGTTGCGCGAGGCGCAGGTCGAAGCCGAGCGGATGATCGAGGCGACCGAAGCGGCACTGGCCGAAGACCCGCATTTGCTGTCGGCGGCCGAAACCGAGAAAATCAAGGCGACCATTGCCAAGCTCCGCGAAACGGTGGTCGGTGACAACCGCCGCCTGATCAATATCGCAATGGATGACCTCGGCTACGAAACCCAGGAGTTCGCCCATCGCCGGATGGACCAGAGCATCAAGCGCGCACTGGCCGGGCGTTCGGTCGATGAATTGCAGGCGCTGACGCCGCACGGAGAAGAAAAATGA
- the hscB gene encoding Fe-S protein assembly co-chaperone HscB has product MDLTADFFSLFELPKSFRINLSELDSRYRDVQARVHPDRFAHGSEAERRLSMQWATRANEAYQTLKKPLERAKYLLELAGHDLQAESNTAMPADFLIEQMEWREAVAEARSGGDHHELEHLYQRLDGDLRGRYDELGELLDVLRNYPLATDRVRRLMFLEKLLHEIDDALASLDD; this is encoded by the coding sequence TTGGACCTGACTGCTGATTTTTTCTCGTTGTTCGAACTACCGAAATCCTTCCGCATCAATCTGTCGGAGCTGGATTCGCGTTACCGCGACGTGCAGGCGCGGGTGCATCCCGACCGCTTCGCCCATGGTTCCGAGGCTGAACGGCGTTTGTCGATGCAGTGGGCGACGCGGGCCAACGAAGCTTACCAGACGCTGAAGAAGCCGCTGGAGCGTGCCAAATACCTGCTCGAACTCGCCGGCCACGACCTGCAGGCCGAGAGTAATACGGCGATGCCCGCCGATTTCCTGATCGAGCAGATGGAATGGCGGGAGGCCGTGGCCGAAGCCCGGAGCGGCGGCGATCATCACGAACTGGAGCACCTCTACCAGCGTCTCGATGGCGACCTGCGCGGGCGTTACGACGAACTTGGCGAATTGCTCGACGTGCTACGCAATTATCCGCTGGCGACCGACCGGGTGCGCCGGCTGATGTTCCTCGAAAAATTGTTGCATGAGATCGACGACGCGCTGGCGTCGCTCGACGACTGA
- the iscA gene encoding iron-sulfur cluster assembly protein IscA, whose product MAVTLSEKAAQHVANFLAKRGKGIGLRLGVRTSGCSGMAYKLEFVDDSSEDDQVFESNGVKVFVDAKSLPYLDGMELDYTREGLNEGFKFNNPNVKDQCGCGESFNV is encoded by the coding sequence ATGGCAGTCACCTTGAGCGAAAAGGCTGCTCAGCACGTCGCGAACTTTCTTGCCAAGCGGGGCAAGGGCATCGGCCTGCGCCTCGGGGTACGTACCAGCGGCTGCTCCGGCATGGCCTACAAACTGGAGTTTGTTGACGATTCCAGCGAGGACGATCAGGTTTTCGAAAGCAACGGCGTGAAAGTGTTTGTCGATGCCAAAAGCCTCCCCTACCTCGACGGGATGGAGCTCGACTACACCCGTGAGGGCCTCAACGAGGGCTTCAAGTTCAACAACCCGAACGTCAAGGATCAGTGCGGCTGCGGCGAGTCCTTCAACGTCTAG
- the iscU gene encoding Fe-S cluster assembly scaffold IscU: MSYSVKVIDHYENPRNVGSFGKEDDGVGTGMVGAPACGDVMKLQIKVNKAGVIEDAKFKTYGCGSAIASSSLVTEWVKGKTVEQALEIKNTEIAEELALPPVKIHCSILAEDAIKAAVADYKKKHGE, translated from the coding sequence ATGAGCTATAGCGTCAAAGTCATCGATCACTATGAAAATCCCCGCAACGTCGGTTCCTTCGGCAAGGAAGACGATGGCGTCGGTACCGGCATGGTCGGTGCCCCGGCCTGTGGCGACGTGATGAAGCTGCAGATCAAGGTGAACAAGGCCGGCGTGATTGAGGATGCCAAGTTCAAGACTTACGGCTGCGGTTCGGCGATTGCCTCTTCGTCGCTGGTGACCGAGTGGGTCAAGGGCAAGACCGTCGAGCAGGCCCTGGAAATCAAAAACACCGAAATCGCCGAGGAGCTGGCCCTGCCACCGGTTAAAATCCACTGTTCGATTCTGGCTGAGGATGCCATCAAGGCAGCCGTCGCCGACTACAAGAAGAAGCACGGAGAATAA
- a CDS encoding IscS subfamily cysteine desulfurase translates to MKLPIYLDYSATTPVDPRVAEKMIPYLVEKFGNPASRSHAFGWEADEAVEAARAQVAALVNADPKEIVWTSGATESNNLAIKGAANFYAGTKGKHLITVKTEHKAVLDTVRELERQGFEATYLDVQENGLVDLEVFKAAIRPDTVLASVMFVNNEVGVIQPIEQMGEICREKGVIFHVDAAQATGKVDIDLAKLKVDLMSFSAHKTYGPKGIGALYVRRKPRIRLEAQMHGGGHERGFRSGTLATHQIVGMGEAFRLAKEEMVEENARVGRLRDKLLNGLKEIECTYVNGDLEQRVPHNLNMSFAYIEGESMIMAIKDLAVSSGSACTSASLEPSYVLRALGRDDELAHSSIRFSIGRFTTEEEVDYAVALLKSKVGKLRELSPLWEMVQDGVDLSTVQWAAH, encoded by the coding sequence ATGAAACTCCCCATCTATCTGGATTACTCGGCAACCACCCCGGTCGACCCGCGTGTCGCCGAAAAAATGATCCCCTACCTGGTCGAGAAGTTTGGCAACCCGGCTTCGCGCTCCCATGCTTTCGGCTGGGAAGCTGATGAAGCGGTCGAGGCGGCGCGGGCGCAGGTTGCGGCGCTGGTCAATGCTGATCCGAAGGAAATCGTCTGGACCTCCGGTGCGACCGAGTCCAACAACCTCGCGATCAAGGGCGCGGCCAATTTCTATGCCGGCACCAAGGGCAAGCACCTGATCACGGTCAAAACTGAACACAAGGCGGTGCTTGATACCGTTCGCGAGCTCGAACGCCAGGGTTTCGAGGCGACCTACCTTGATGTGCAGGAAAACGGCTTGGTCGATCTTGAAGTGTTCAAGGCGGCGATTCGCCCGGATACCGTGCTGGCTTCGGTGATGTTCGTCAACAACGAAGTCGGCGTGATCCAGCCGATCGAGCAGATGGGTGAAATCTGCCGTGAAAAAGGCGTGATTTTCCACGTCGATGCCGCGCAGGCGACCGGCAAGGTCGACATCGATCTGGCCAAACTCAAGGTCGACCTGATGAGCTTTTCGGCGCACAAGACCTACGGTCCCAAGGGCATCGGCGCCCTTTATGTCCGCCGCAAGCCGCGCATCCGCCTGGAAGCGCAGATGCACGGTGGTGGCCACGAGCGCGGCTTCCGTTCCGGCACCCTGGCAACTCATCAAATCGTCGGCATGGGCGAGGCTTTCCGTCTGGCCAAGGAAGAAATGGTTGAGGAAAATGCCCGTGTCGGTCGTTTGCGTGACAAGCTGCTGAACGGCCTCAAAGAGATCGAGTGCACCTACGTGAACGGTGACCTCGAACAGCGTGTACCGCACAACCTGAACATGAGCTTTGCCTACATTGAAGGCGAGTCGATGATCATGGCGATCAAGGACCTGGCGGTGTCTTCCGGTTCGGCCTGTACCTCGGCCAGCCTTGAGCCGTCCTATGTGCTGCGCGCCCTTGGTCGCGACGATGAACTGGCGCACAGCTCGATCCGTTTCTCGATTGGCCGCTTTACCACTGAAGAAGAAGTCGACTATGCCGTGGCCTTGCTGAAATCAAAGGTCGGCAAGCTGCGTGAACTGTCACCGCTGTGGGAAATGGTGCAGGACGGTGTCGACCTCAGCACCGTGCAGTGGGCTGCGCATTGA
- a CDS encoding cysteine desulfurase family protein — protein sequence MFAPVYLDHNATTPLLPEVLAVMLPWLQNQFGNPSSRHEYGRAARRAVDVARQQVAAAVGAHPTEVVFTSGGSEANNLFLKGAAACLRPGVLGISAIEHPCVLKPAGQLARQGWDVRQLPVDTGGRVEAAAFGDVLAQRPKLLSVMLANNETGALQAVPALAAQAKGCGAWFHSDAVQALGKLPLSFRELNAAGVHALTVSAHKAGGPKGAAALILDKRVELQPLIAGGGHERGLRSGTENVAAIVGFGQAAELAAVNLAETSARLRKLRDNLEFGLTALGARIFAVDSERLPNTSYFAFAEIDGETLVGKLDRAGFAVASGAACSSANPEPSHVLQAMGVAPEIARGAVRVSLGSSTAATDIEQFINALQATVGSLQGLAAFNAA from the coding sequence ATGTTTGCCCCGGTTTATCTCGATCACAACGCCACCACTCCGCTGTTGCCGGAGGTGCTTGCTGTGATGCTGCCCTGGCTGCAAAACCAGTTTGGCAATCCGTCGAGCCGCCACGAATACGGGCGTGCCGCCCGGCGTGCCGTAGACGTGGCAAGGCAGCAAGTTGCTGCGGCAGTGGGGGCGCATCCAACCGAAGTGGTGTTTACCAGTGGCGGTTCGGAAGCCAACAATCTGTTCCTCAAGGGCGCTGCCGCTTGTCTGCGGCCCGGTGTGCTCGGTATCTCGGCGATTGAGCATCCTTGTGTGCTCAAACCGGCAGGGCAGTTGGCTCGGCAGGGATGGGATGTCCGACAACTTCCGGTCGATACCGGCGGGCGAGTCGAAGCCGCTGCCTTCGGTGATGTGCTGGCGCAGCGGCCAAAGTTGCTCTCGGTCATGCTGGCCAACAACGAAACCGGGGCATTGCAGGCTGTTCCGGCGCTGGCAGCGCAGGCCAAGGGCTGCGGCGCCTGGTTTCACAGCGATGCGGTGCAGGCTTTGGGCAAGCTGCCGCTGTCGTTTCGCGAACTGAATGCAGCCGGTGTGCATGCGCTGACCGTGTCGGCGCACAAGGCCGGTGGTCCCAAAGGTGCGGCGGCACTGATTCTCGACAAGCGGGTCGAATTGCAGCCGTTGATCGCCGGTGGCGGCCATGAGCGTGGTTTGCGCTCCGGCACGGAAAATGTCGCAGCAATTGTCGGTTTTGGCCAGGCAGCGGAACTTGCAGCGGTTAATCTTGCCGAAACGTCGGCACGTTTGCGGAAATTGCGCGACAATCTCGAATTCGGCCTGACAGCGTTGGGCGCCCGTATTTTCGCGGTCGACAGCGAGCGTTTGCCTAATACCAGCTATTTCGCCTTCGCCGAAATCGACGGCGAAACGCTGGTCGGGAAGCTGGATCGTGCCGGTTTTGCCGTGGCCAGCGGTGCCGCCTGCTCCAGTGCCAATCCCGAGCCTTCGCATGTGTTGCAGGCGATGGGTGTGGCACCCGAAATTGCGCGTGGCGCAGTGCGGGTCAGCCTGGGTAGCAGCACTGCTGCGACCGATATCGAACAATTCATCAACGCCCTGCAGGCCACCGTCGGAAGCCTGCAAGGACTGGCAGCGTTCAACGCTGCCTGA
- the iscR gene encoding Fe-S cluster assembly transcriptional regulator IscR: MRLTTKGRFAVTAMIDLALRSENGPVALASISERQQISLSYLEQLFGKLRRYQLVDSVRGPGGGYCIAKPLDRLTVADIIRAVDEPLDATQCGGRENCQDEHRCMTHDLWSTLNAKMYEYLSSVSLADLVNRQKAKEATPTLAVLADQRLGPLPRRGKAEKAVAA; this comes from the coding sequence ATGCGTTTAACCACCAAAGGCCGTTTCGCGGTGACCGCGATGATTGATCTGGCTCTGCGCAGCGAGAATGGGCCGGTTGCCCTGGCCAGCATCAGCGAGCGCCAGCAGATTTCGCTCTCTTATCTGGAGCAGCTTTTCGGCAAGCTGCGTCGCTATCAGCTGGTCGATAGCGTGCGTGGCCCCGGTGGTGGTTATTGTATTGCCAAGCCGCTCGACCGGCTGACCGTTGCCGACATCATTCGGGCCGTTGACGAACCTTTGGACGCGACGCAGTGCGGCGGTCGGGAAAACTGTCAGGACGAGCACCGCTGCATGACCCATGATTTGTGGTCCACGCTCAATGCCAAGATGTACGAATACCTGTCTTCGGTGTCGCTGGCGGATCTGGTCAATCGTCAGAAAGCCAAGGAGGCGACGCCGACCCTGGCCGTGCTGGCCGATCAGCGGCTGGGGCCGTTGCCGCGCCGTGGCAAGGCGGAGAAGGCTGTCGCGGCCTGA
- the cysE gene encoding serine O-acetyltransferase, with protein MFRPLREDIRAVFDRDPAARSFWEVLTCYPGIHALIMHRIAHWLWGHRLRWLARFTAHLSRMLTGIEIHPGATIGRRFFIDHGMGVVIGETAEIGDDVTLYHGVTLGGTSWNKGKRHPTLEDGVVVGAGAKVLGPITIAAGAKVGSNAVVTKPVPAGATAVGNPARIIDRESREREAQAEKMGFSAYAVARDQDDPLAKAIHGLLDHAAETDRRLASLLRELEAQGVRCDQEVQPADHFDPQYLSKIVD; from the coding sequence ATGTTCCGGCCCTTGCGTGAGGATATTCGTGCGGTTTTTGACCGTGACCCGGCGGCTCGTTCGTTCTGGGAAGTCCTCACCTGTTATCCCGGTATTCATGCCTTGATCATGCATCGCATCGCGCACTGGCTGTGGGGGCATCGCCTGCGCTGGCTGGCGCGGTTCACCGCCCACCTTTCGCGGATGCTGACCGGGATCGAGATTCATCCCGGGGCCACCATCGGCCGGCGCTTCTTCATTGACCATGGAATGGGCGTGGTGATCGGCGAGACTGCCGAGATTGGCGACGACGTGACCCTTTACCATGGCGTGACGCTGGGCGGGACTTCCTGGAACAAGGGCAAGCGCCATCCAACGCTGGAAGATGGCGTGGTGGTGGGTGCCGGGGCCAAGGTCCTCGGGCCGATCACCATTGCAGCCGGGGCCAAGGTCGGTTCGAATGCCGTGGTTACCAAACCGGTGCCGGCGGGAGCCACGGCCGTCGGCAATCCGGCCCGGATCATCGACCGTGAAAGCCGTGAGCGCGAAGCTCAGGCTGAGAAAATGGGCTTTTCGGCTTATGCCGTCGCTCGCGATCAGGATGATCCACTGGCCAAGGCAATTCATGGCCTGCTTGATCACGCAGCTGAAACAGACCGGCGTCTGGCCTCTTTGTTGCGCGAACTCGAAGCACAGGGGGTTCGCTGCGACCAAGAGGTGCAGCCGGCTGACCATTTTGATCCGCAATACCTGAGTAAAATAGTTGACTAA
- a CDS encoding P-II family nitrogen regulator, which yields MLTEDPDFHPLKLLTVVCEAELENLVAEDAMRLGARGYTVIDARGCGSHGRRDASWHHSGNVRFEILCDLATGRVIARHLQHRYFADYAMVCYLSEVQVLRQEKF from the coding sequence ATGCTGACCGAAGATCCGGATTTTCATCCCCTGAAGTTGTTGACCGTGGTTTGCGAGGCTGAATTGGAAAACCTGGTTGCCGAGGATGCGATGCGTCTGGGTGCGCGCGGCTACACCGTGATTGATGCGCGCGGGTGCGGCAGCCATGGGCGCCGCGATGCATCGTGGCACCACAGTGGTAATGTGCGCTTTGAAATTCTTTGTGACTTGGCAACCGGGCGAGTGATTGCACGCCATTTGCAGCACCGCTATTTTGCCGACTATGCCATGGTCTGCTACCTCAGCGAGGTGCAGGTGCTGCGCCAGGAAAAATTCTGA